One stretch of Vulpes lagopus strain Blue_001 chromosome X, ASM1834538v1, whole genome shotgun sequence DNA includes these proteins:
- the LOC121482708 gene encoding melanoma-associated antigen 4-like — MAGGLARNQAGASGPAVESSQALFGVQVKSKRPPIPAQMEARAGPSLVHDPGRVLETLAGHLNFDIMSVGKSSEPWRLGEDPEEAQGVVDALQSRAEEEEEPGEVLSPRTPPSLFSSSPYFSLSGGCSGTQEEESANEGSLSPLQSSQGANTSQGGREASAQFAGPNSPEEVGSSGSEREEDADSSPCGRASRGLGQPQPAVPSSPEEVGSNPPEQQEDEQPQGSFHLKTAALVIFLLLKYRTKQPTSKAEMLEIVTPEYQDNFPVILRQASICLRLVFGLDVIEVDPSEHYYNLSIILGLTWNGTLSSQGGLPKTSLLVLVLGLIVLADDCAPEEEVWEAMGIMGVYDGQEHILFGAPRDLLTNVWVQEGYLECRQVAGSNPARKEFLWGPRALQETSKLQVMDYVLQLGNNNLTYSLALCEQILR, encoded by the exons ATGGCAGGGGGCCTTGCAAGGAACCAGGCGGGTGCTTCAGGGCCAGCTGTGGAGTCTTCCCAGGCCTTGTTTGGGGTCCAGGTGAAGAGCAAGAGGCCCCCCATCCCAGCCCAGATGGAAGCCAGAGCTGGCCCATCCCTTGTGCATGATCCAGGACGAGTCCTGGAGACTTTGGCAG GTCACCTCAATTTTGACATCATGTCCGTAGGAAAGAGCAGTGAGCCTTGGAGGCTGGGAGAAGACCCAGAAGAGGCCCAGGGTGTGGTGGATGCCCTACAGTccagggctgaggaggaggaggagccggggGAGGTTTTATCTCCCCGAACTCCTCCctctttgttttcctcctccCCTTACTTCTCCTTGTCTGGCGGGTGTTCCGGCACCCAGGAGGAGGAGTCTGCTAATGAGGGGTCCCTAAGTCCTCTCCAGAGCTCTCAGGGTGCTAACACCTCCCAGGGGGGCAGGGAAGCCAGTGCCCAGTTTGCTGGCCCCAACAGCCCAGAGGAGGTGGGCTCAAGTGGCAGTGAAAGGGAAGAGGATGCTGACTCGTCCCCCTGTGGCAGGGCATCCCGTGGCCTTGGCCAGCCCCAGCCTGCTGTCCCCAGCAGCCCAGAGGAGGTAGGGTCAAACCCACCTGAACAGCAGGAAGATGAGCAGCCCCAGGGCAGTTTCCACCTGAAGACGGCTGCCCTGGTGATATTCCTGCTCCTCAAGTATCGCACCAAGCAGCCCACCAGCAAGGCAGAGATGCTGGAGATCGTTACCCCAGAATACCAGGACAACTTCCCCGTCATCTTGCGCCAAGCGTCCATCTGCTTGCGGCTGGTCTTTGGCCTAGACGTGATAGAAGTGGATCCCAGCGAGCACTACTACAACCTCAGCATcatcctgggcctcacctggaatGGGACGCTGAGTAGTCAGGGGGGCCTGCCCAAGACCAGCCTCTTGGTGCTGGTCCTGGGGTTGATTGTCCTGGCAGATGACTGTGCACCCGAGGAGGAGGTGTGGGAGGCGATGGGGATCATGGGGGTATACGATGGCCAGGAGCACATCCTCTTTGGGGCACCCAGGGACCTCCTCACCAATGTCTGGGTGCAGGAAGGATACCTGGAGTGCCGGCAGGTGGCTGGCAGCAATCCTGCCCGTAAGGAGTTCCTGTGGGGGCCCAGAGCCCTCCAGGAAACCAGCAAGTTGCAGGTCATGGACTACGTGCTCCAGCTCGGTAACAACAACCTTACTTACTCCCTAGCCCTGTGTGAACAGATTCTGAGATAA